CGGGAGTAAGGGGTTCCATGGTTTCCGGGTTGAGCGGCGGAGCCATGGGGGTGGGCAAATCCGGCATGGGATTATACCACTGAGTCGGCATCTGGTCCTGAGGTAAAAAGATCTTTTTCAACATGTACAGTTCCTCCGAACAGTTTTGAGAGCGGTATCGAGGATGCGCGGGCTTTCCGGCATCATTTCGATCACAATCGATTCATAAAAAAAACCACTGGCGTCATATCCAGCGGCTTCATCCGATTCTCAAACTGCGTGCACAAGCAAGCCGCCACCCCTGCGGGATGACGGAAAGACTTCAACACGCGCCTAAGAATCAGGCCGCTTGACGTTACGCCACCCGCGTCCACAAAAGTAAGTAAATGAGATGGGTGTAATCATGGGAGTAGGGTTACGCCGATTGTTGAAATAAAGTCAAGGAAGGTTCATGTCCATTGCCACTGGACCCAGCGGCGGCAATATAAAAGATTCCGCAGGGTACAGTCCCGGCCCGCCGTTCCCGGCTAAGACAGCGACCAAATACTCCTCGATGATCAGATGAGCTAAACATGATCCGACATCCCCATAATCAGCTCAGGTAATATCTTGCCCGCTTCTCCATGTAGGGCAAAATCCATCAGTCCAGTATTCGGCGTCGGCTCCAGATTGATCTCGACAGTCACGGCACCATGATCTTTTGCCAACTGATGGAACGACGCCGCCGGCTGCACCATATTCGAAGTGCCTATGGAAAGAAAAACGTCCGCCTTGCTTATCTGGTCGATGGCGACTCGCAAGACTCCCGGCACCAATGGCTCACCGAGCCAGACGACTCCAGGTCTAAGCAGATGACCGCATACCGGACATGCGGGCATTTCCGGCAACATGGATCTGTCTTCGTGAACATGGGTGCAAACGGTGCATTTCACCTGCCAAAGACTGCCGTGCATTTCCATGAGCTTTCGGCTCCCGGCCATAGCATGGAGTCCATCAACATTCTGGGTAATCAGAAGAAAATTCGGCACTCGCCGCTCCATTTCGACAAGAGCCAGATGTGCCGAATTGGGAACGCACATCCCTACCGATTCACGCCGCCAATTATAGAACTCCCACACCAGCTCTGGATGCTGCATAAAGGCGTCAACTCTCGCCAGATCTTCCGGTTTATGGTTTTTCCACAAACCGTCCCGACCTCGAAATGAAGGTACTCCGCTCTCGACGGATATTCCCGCCCCCGTCAGTGCGACCACAGTGTTACTCCCGTCGAGCAGGGCTTTCACCATTTCCATATCAGCCTGAGCCATTCTATCTACCTATTTATAAAAACTTAATTTATTAAATTAGTTACCCGATTTTATCGCCGAGGCACTTCGGGCACGACTTGCAATCTCACCGAATAAACGTCATAGTCCGTTTCCGCATTCCGCGCTCACCCCGCTACCCCCTCGAACAAGGAGGCTCCTTTTGGCAACAAAAACAGTATACTACATCGAAGGGGACGGCATCGGCCCCGAAGTCTGGAAGGCCGGTCGTCCGGTTATCGACGCTGCTGTAAAGAAAGCATACGGCACTGACAACGCTCTCGACTGGCAGCTCCTGCTGGCCGGAGAAAAAGCCTACGCTGAAACCGGCGAACATCTGCCCAAGGTGACAATGGACACGCTTGCCAAAGCCGACCTCGCCATGAAAGGGCCACTCAACACTCCGGTCGGCGAGGGATTTCGCAGTCTGAACGTCACCATGCGTCAGGTCTTCGACCTCTACGCCTGCATCCGGCCCATCAAATATTTCAAGGGAATCGAATCCCCGGTCAAGCGTCCCGATCTGGTCGACATGGTTGTCTTCCGCGAAAACACCGAAGATGTTTACGCCGGTATTGAATACCAGTCAGCCAGCCCGGAAGCCAAGAAGTTAATCGACTTTCTGGTAGAGGAATTCGACGCCAAGATCGACCCCACAGCCGGAATCGGTATCAAGCCCATCACCCCGGCAGGTTCCAAGCGCCTTGTAAAGAAGGCACTTGATTTTGCCATCGCAGAGAACAAGCCGTCCGTCACGCTCGTTCACAAAGGCAACATCATGAAGTACACCGAGGGTGGCTTCCGTGCCTGGGGGTACGAGTTAGCTGATGAAGAATATAAAGGCAAAGTCGTACGCGAAGGCGAAGACGGCACAGGCGTTATCATCAAGGACCGCATCGCCGACGCCATGTTCCAGAATGCGCTGATGTACCCTGAGCAGTATTCGGTCCTTGCTACGACCAACCTCAACGGCGACTACATCTCTGATGCACTGGCCGCACAGGTCGGCGGCCTCGGCCTCGCCCCCGGCGTCAACATGGGTGACAATCTCGCTTTCTTCGAACCCACTCACGGCACAGCCCCGACCATCGCAGGCAAGGACATGGCCAACCCCGGCTCCCTGATCTTGTCCGGCGCCATGATGCTCGAACATATCGGCTGGCACGAGGCTGCTGCACTCATCCACAAAGCCGTGGAAAAGGCCCTGACCGGCAAGAAGGTCACAGTGGATCTCGCCGCGCAGATCAATGGCGCCACCCAGGTTGGCTGTCAGGAATTCGGCGACATTCTGCTGAGCAATCTCTAAAGACTCCTTACTTTCAACAATCAAACCGTCCGGTCAGCAGATCGGACGGTTTTTTTATACCCATCCCCAAAAGCCATTGGCATGGTACATGCAATTTTTTGCGAACAATTAAAACAACACGACGTGAACCATAAGGAGACTCAGGCGTGTACCTCAAACAATTGCAGGAAAACTGGAATACATTTGGCGAAGAAGATGCCATGTGGGCAGTCTGTTCAACACCAGAAAAAAAGCATAACCAGTGGGATAAAAAAGAATTTTTCGCAACTGGTGTTCAATGCGTCTCCCAACTCGAAGCCTGGATGAAGACCAATGGACTTCCCGAACACCAGAAGACCGCCCTGGACTTCGGCTGTGGTGTTGGAAGATTGACACAAGCCCTCTGTGCACACTTCGACTGCTGCGTCGGGGTTGATATTGCCCCATCCATGATCAAGCAGGCCAAGCAGCTCAATCAGCAGGGCAAACGCTGTGTGTACCGGCTCAACGAATCGGACGATCTGCGAGTGTTTCCTGATAAAAGCTATGACCTCGTGTATACACAGCATGTGTTGCAGCACATTCATCCTCAGGTTGCGCTCAAGTACATTGCCGAGTTCATCCGTATCCTCCGCCCCGGCGGTCTCGCATGCTTTCATTGCCCGAGTGCAGCGGCGACACACGCCTACCCTCAAGAAGGCATCACCTGTTCGCTGGACACCACTGTCAGCGACATCACCATGGAGCACATGAGTCTGGCAACAATACCGGTTCGTGTGACCAATACATGTACACATCCAATCGGTACTGACCAGTCCACAAGTGCTCCTGCCAGGATATGGCATCACTGGGTCAACCAAACCACTGGTGAATTACACCAGATGCACGGGTATACCAACGTGCCGACAACCATCATCGGACAAGGTGAATCCCTTGAATTCGACTACAAGGCCGCTTCCCCGCCCACTCCAGACAACTACGAGTTGGTCCTGACTCCAACCAGTTTCTTCAATGTTCCCCTCACTGATTCGGTTTCTGACCTGATCACGGTTTCTGTTGAAGTGACGCCGCAAGCGGAAAAGGACACTGCGCCGAAAGCTCGGATATCCTCTGCCAAACGCCCACGGAGCGAAAGCCACGCCATTCCGATTGAAGCGGTCACACGCGTCATCGAACTGGCCGGCGGCCGTCTGGTGGATGTGGAAAGTTCACAGGCCCACCCCGGAGCTGTCGTCAAGACACTCTACTATGCAACACGCCGTTAGTACGGCATCTCCCGATTATTAAAACGCAGGCTCCGGTTTAGTGTCGGAGCCTGCGTTTTTATGAAGAAAAAGGCCTGACTTTCCCTATCGAACTATATTAGGTGTTGCCAAAATCGGCATGGTCGACTAAATGAAAACCATGCCTGAAAATGACAAACAAATTCTTGTCCTGGGCGTCGGGAACATCCTCTACACGGATGAAGGTTTCGGCGTACGGGTTGCTGAGGAACTTGAACAGAAGTATGAGTTTTCCCCAAATGTTACCGTCATAGACGGCGGCACATTGGGGCTGCGACTCATGGGTCCGATCATGGATTCGGATTATCTGATCATTGTTGACATAGTGCTGAATGACGGCAAGCCCGGTGAAGTGTTCCGCCTGCTCGGGGAAGACCTAAACAAGGCGTGCGCTTTCAAGAACTCCATGCACCAGACCGACCTGCTCGACACCCTGGCCAATTGCAGCCTCATGGGCGAAGTGCCGGATGATGTCATTCTCTACGGCATTGAACCGCTGAATTACAAGGACATGTCTGCGGCCCTGTCCCCGGAGCTTGAAGCCAAGCTCCCCGAAGTGATTGATGCCGTTCTCAAAGAAGTAGAAAAAGCCGGTGGGACATACACGTCCCGCTCCATGACGAACCCAGCAACGGAGAAAGTCTATGTGCCTCGCGATACCAGCCGAAATTCTTGAAATATCTGATGGTGTTGCCACCTGCAAGGTCGGTGAAGGCAACACTACTGTCCAGGCATCTGTCATGCTGATGGACGAAGAAGTGACCACCGGTGATTATATCATCATTCACGCAGGGTTCGCTCTGCGCAAACTTGATCCCAAAGAAGCGCAGGAAACTTTAAAAATCCTGCGTGACATGGTGGAACTCATGGGCGGTGAAAACTACCAGCACGACATGCTGTAGACTTCATGCAATAAAAGCAAAAGACCCGGAACACTGTTCCGGGTCTTTTTTTTTGCGAATAGTCGTAGGCTCAATGCCCCACTGTCTTTGAAAAGATATTGATGACAGCGACACCGGCTACAATGAGCCCCATACCGAGCATGGCCGGAATATCAAGGGACTGTTTGAAAAATATCACACCGGAAATCCCTATGAGGACAATACCAAGCCCAGCCCATATGGCATAGGCAACCCCCATGGGAATGGTTTTGAGTACCAGGCTGAGAAAATAAAAAGCCAAGCCATACCCAACAACCACGACCGTGCTCGGGCCTATTCTGGTAAAACCATTACTCGCCTGCATTGCGGTAGTTCCAACGACTTCGCAGACAATGGCAAAAGCAAGGTAAAAATAGTCCATCACAGACTCACTTATTGCACGGAGGATGAAGCCCGTGCTTTTTTCCCGGGCATAAACGACGAACGCAAAAAGGTGGGGCTGGCAAAAACGAACGGATTTCGTACGACGGTATCCGGCAGGATGTGATACCAACGATAGCCAAGCTCCCGAAAAAAAGTTCGCGCATGGGCATGATACCCAGCTTCTCGCGCTGCATGCAGCGCGGCATCCCGCTGACATCGGGAACCGGCCAGAGGTTCCAGGATACGTTCACTGAAACCGTATTTCAGAAACATCCCCTTGATACGTTTGTACTCACGGTGACGCGACACTCCATCAGCAAGAGCGAATACTGCGACCACCAGCCAACACACGCCCCACCATCCAAAAACAGCGGCCTGAGGGAAATTGCCGGTCGTCCAATGGACAATCCCGGCCCACTTAAGTCCTGTAGCCAACAGCAATGACGCCACCCCGGTCATATACGGCCAGGGTGCAGCTTTCACATAGCGCAAAGCATTTTTCATTCTGCGGGTCATATTCATTGTCCTCTGCGACAAAGTCGTATCGCAGCTTCTCCGGCGGGTCAATTTCAACCGGTCCCATGCACTCAAGGAGCTCCACTCCCCTCTTTCGCGAAGAATCTTTTCGTCACCCACAAAAAAAGAGAGCCCGGCACAAACCGAGCTCTCTGATACATGCGTTCGATTCTGTAGAGACTACAGGATGCGGAACTTCTTGACGTTACCGGTCTTGTTGTCAATGACGTGCACGCCGCAGGCGATGCAGGGGTCATAGGAGTGGACGGTACGCAGGATCTCGACCGGGCGTTCCGGATCGGCGATCGGTGTGTTGTCCAGCAGAGCTTCTTCAGTCGGACCAGGAATGTCATTGTCACAGCGGGGGCCGAGGTTCCAGGTGGACGGAACCACAAGCTGGAAGTTATCGATCTTGCTGTCTTTGATGCTCATCCAATGGCTCAGGCCACCGCGAGGAGCGTTGACGTAACCGACACCCTGTGCTTCGGCGGGCATATCCCAATCCTTGCAGATGTCGAGGTTACCCTTGGCGATGTTCTCTTTCAGGTCGTTGACCCAGTCGCCGGTCTTGAGGGCGGTGACGAGACATTCAATGCCGCGAGCGCCGGTACGACCGAGAGTGGAGAACAGGGCTTCAGCGCCCACACCGAGTTTCTCAAGCACGAAGTTGACGTACTTGACGAATTCGGGCTGACCTTTACCGTAGTTGACGAGACAGGTAGCCAGGGGGCCAACCTCAACGGCTTTGCCGTTGTAGCGGGGGGCCTTCATCCAGGAGTACTTGGTCTTGTCGTCCAGGCTGGTGTACATGGGATCGGTGACACCAGAGTAGGGATGCTTCGGAGAATCATCCTTGTACCAGGAGTGCTTGACGTGCTCTTCGATCATGGAAGGATCGAAGTCCTGCACGTTACCGAGGTCGCGGTTCATGATAACGCCCGGCTTGACATAGCGGGAGTTCAGATCGGCTTCGCCACCCTGTGCAGGGTACTCGCCGAAGCTCATGAAGTTGGTGGTACCACCAATGGAAGCCCAGTCTTTGTAGTAGCTGGCAACAGCAATGAGGTCCGGGATGTAGCAATCAAGGATGAAGTCCATGATGTCTGCGTACAGGGCCAGGAAGTCATTGATGTACTTGTCAGTGAGGCCTTCGTAACAGGTTACGCCGCCCATGACAGTGAACTGGGTATGAGGGTTCTTTGCACCGAAAACAGCCATGGCACGAGCGGCCTTGACCTGCAGGTGCAGAGCATTCAGGTAGTGATTGGTAGCCAACAGGTTGACTTCGGGCGGCAGGACGTAAGCCGGGTGGCCGCCGAGGAAGTAAGCGTTGGTGAAGATGCCGAGACGACCGGAGTCGACGATACCCTTAACGGTATCTTTGGTCTTCTGAAGGTCTTCCTTGCTGGAGACGATCTTCGGATCCTGACGAACAGTCTTTGCAACGGCAACTGCAATTTCTGCGGTCTTGTCTACGTCGGCGGACAGGCAGCCTGCGACATCAACGAAGTCAAGAGCATGCAGATGATAGAAGTGCACGATATGATCATGCATGAACTGCGCGGCCATCACCAAGTTACGAATGATGGTGGCGTTGTGGGGCAGTTCTTTATCAACGCCAACGGCGTTGTCAACACAGCGAATGGAAGCGAGTGCGTGCACGTAGGTGCAGACACCGCAGGAACGCTGGGTGAAGTGCTGGGCATCGCGGGGATCACGGCCTTTCAGGATGATCTCCAGACCGCGGAACAGCTGGGAGCTGCTGCGGACGTCTACGATTTTGCCGTCTTCGACCACGGCTTCAACGCGAAGGTGACCTTCGATCCTGGTGACCGGGTCAACTACGACATCGTGTTTCCCATGCGCCATCGGGGCGGCTTTAGGGGAGCAACCAGACATATTGTATCCTCCTTAAGAATTCTAACTTGTCTGCATTAGTTGAGCGAAACAGTACGACATTTCCAACTATAAGTTGGTGAGGTCAGCGTACATGTAGGTTTCGCCATCCCAGTCAGCACCATCCCAGAAATCAGGCTGCGAGCAACCGATGCAGGGGTGGCCGGCCTGGACAGGCCAGTTGTACTGATTGAATTTGACAGTTGCGCAGTTGTTGTAGGTCTCAGGACCGCGACAACCGAGCTTACGCAGACACCAGCCCTTGCGAGCTTCCTCGGAACCGAAGGAAGGAGCAAACTGGTCATTGTCAAAGAACTCCTGCCTGGGGCAGTTGTCATGCACTGTTTCACCGTAGAAAGGTACCGGACGGCCGACATCGTCGAGCTCGGGAATACCCTTTGTCAGGTAGTGCACAATCGTGCCGACCAGAGAGAACGGGTTCGGCGGGCAGCCAGGCACATTGATAATGGCCTTGCCCGGGTACAGTTCACCGATGCCCTTAACGTCAGTCGGATTCGGTGCGGCTTTCTGCACGCCACCGTAGGAGGCGCAAGTACCGTACGTGATGGTAGCGGCAGCGGCCTCGACGACCTTGGTGGTGTTTTCGAGCATGGTATGCCCGCCAACCTTGCCGTGTGCGCCCGGCTCCATGGCAGTACCTGCCGGAGCAGTGGGAACGCCACCTTCGATGACTGCAACAAAGTTGCCGCCAGCGACGGTATCCCACAGAGCTTTTTCAGCTGCATGACCCGCTGCTGCCATGATGGTCTCATGGTAGTTCAGCGAGATGTAGTCCAGGATGAGGGCATCGATATAAGGCTCGACAGTCCTCAGAATGGATTCGGAACAACCGGTACATTCAGCGTTGTGCAGCCAAACGACGTCGGGCCTGTTGTCACTTGTGAGAGCTTCGGCGACTTTCGGAGCGAAAGCCGGACCCATGCCCATCACTGCGGCCACGGTTCCGCAGAACTTCATGAAATCACGGCGAGAAACGCCGCGTTTTTCCAGCCGTTCCACGGCTCCTTCCTTGCCATGACCTACGGAAAATTTCATAGAACACCTCCGTAATAAAATGAGTCTGTTATGACGTGAGAACACCGTTATCCTCTTTGCATAACCGTCGGGCACACGCCCGAACTCGGACCTAAACCATCTTGATGCCACATTTTCAATAAATGTAGCACTTTTAACACTCTTTTTCCGAGTTCGTGCTATAACCCCCCGGAAAAATTAATTAACAATCTCGTAGCGCGCTTTACAAACAAAATCAATAGGGAACTACAAATAACTTTCAAACGAATCGGTATACTACATACCCCTTCGGCCATGATCCAAGGCAAAAAAAAGCGGCATGAACCCCCGCGATTGAACCGTTTCTCAGCATCTTCCCGTAGACATAAGTGCAACAATTCACAACCATTCACACCACTTAATTTAGTTGTCGGGCCTAAGCCAAATAACACAACCGTCCTTAAATAATTGACTTGAACGCACTCACGAACCTAGACTACAATAATACTGGTATTTTTTTATTATCAATTAGACCATCAAGGACGTTCATGAGCATTATCATCGATTTCTCCATTTTTCCCATGGACAAAGGTGACCAAAGCTTGAGCCCATATGTAGCCCGGGCTCTCGACGTCATAAAACAGTCCGGGCTGCCTTATCAGCTTGGTCCCATGTGCACATCCATTGAAGGAGAATGGGAAGAAGTCATGGCTGTTGTAGCAGCATGTTTCCAGGAGCTTAAGCAGGATTCCGACCGCGTTTTTCTTTCCTTCAATGCAGATTACAAAAAGGGTCGCAACAACGGCCTCACCAACAAAGTGCGAAGTGTCCAAGAAAAACTACGGTAACGCAGTCATGTCCATGCACTCCAATTCTCTCTTCATCAAATTTCTGGCACGCACACTCCCGCCGCTTCTAGCCGTAGCGCTTCTGCTCATGCTTTTCTTCGGTTATACAACCCAGAACGACATCCAAAAAGAAATAGACACCGACGTCGATATCTATGCCACATCCATAAGTCGGATTCTCGATGATCTCATGTGGAATTATCAAACGGAAGAACTGGTCAGTGCACTTGGAACCATTTCCAGTAATCCGGCCATGCAGGGAGCACAGTTATTCGACCAGGACGGTAAAAGTTTCCTGACGTATGGGGTACAACCTGCTGACGATTCGGCACTGCGAATCGTCGAAAAAGACATATACAAACGACTACCGGATGGCAGCCGAATCGACATTGGCAAACTAGAGATCTATTACTCGTATGCCAATGCGGAGAAACAGTTTCATCACTATATTACAGATCAGGCCATACGTTTTGTTCTGAGCATTCTGATTTTCAGCATCGCAGGTATCTACGCCTATCATACCACTATCGGCACTCCATTAAAAAAACTGCTCCACGCCATTCGCGCCACGGAGGGAACCGACGAATGGACTCAGGCCTCATGGGAAAGCAACGACGAGATAGGCGAAGTCATTGCTGCACACAATTCACTAATACGTCATATCTCTCAAAAAGAGGCGGCTTTGGCTGATAGTCAACAACGGTACCGCCAACTTTTCGACAACGCCCTGGTCGGGATCTACCAAGTCCGCTCTGACGGTACCATAAAAGAGGCCAACAAGACCGTCGCTGAAATCTTGGGGTATCCGTCAGTCCAGGAAATGAGTGGAGAAAACATCAAGTGGCACTATGTCGACCTCACTGATCGTGAACAACTCTGGGCAGAACTCAATTCCAAAGGGGAAGTCTCCAATTTCCAGACACAGTTACTCCGAAAAGACTCGTCGAAAATCTGGGTCGAAATGAGCGGACGACTCAACCCCGATTGTTCTTTCAACGGGGTCATTCAGGACGTGACCGCACAGGTGGAAGCCCGAAAGGCTTTCGAGGAACGTGACGAACTGCACCGTGCTTTTTTCGAGGAGAACAAGGCGGTCATGCTGCTTCACGACCCTCTTGATTCGAGCATCCAGTTCGTTAACCCTGCTGCATGCCAATATTATGGTTATTCCAATGAAGAATTGACATCCATGACCATCCGCGATCTGGATTGCATGTCGGACAAGGAAGTATTTGAAGAGCTCAAGAAAGCGACTATGGAACATAGAAACTACTTCAAGCATTACCACACATTAAAAGATGGGACAAAACGCCATGTCGAAGTCTTCACCGGTCCGGTGTCCATGGCCAATCGGCAACTGCACTACTCAATTGTCCACGACGTAACTGAAAAACGCCGTCTGGAAGCCAAACTCGAACGTATGGCGACTCGAGATCAGCTCACCGGAGCGTACAACCGGCACGCCTTTTTCCAGATAGCCCGAGACGAAATCGTCAGAACGCAGCGATTCGGTCACTCCATGGCAGTACTCATGTTTGACCTCGATCATTTCAAACGAGTCAATGATACATACGGACATGCTGTAGGTGATGAAGTCTTGCGTACCTTTGCCCTGCGCTGTCGGGCTGACCTCAGGCAAAGCGATATTTTCGCGAGGCTCGGGGGTGAAGAATTCGCAGCCATCCTCGTTGAGACAGACGAAATTCGCGCCATGGAAGTGGCGGAACGCATCCGCGCCATTGCGGCCGACAATCCCATCCCCACAGAATCGGCAAAACTGACTGTTACCGTCAGCATAGGAGTGGCGTCCCTCCAGGAGAACGATACGGTTGCCGGAATTCTCAAGCGGGCTGACGCGGGTCTATACAAGGCCAAGGAATCAGGACGAAATTCCGTCGTTAAAGCGTGACCGAAACACGTAATAAGCGTACCCGGTAAGTAGACATGAAATAAATAACGCCAGTGCAAGAGGAGCCCTTCCGTGTCCATCGTCACACAGCAGACAGTCCAAATGAAACAGGTTTCCCACGGGAACTACTTGATGCGCAATGTGCTCAAACACAATGCCGTATTCAATGAGGGGAGCAAGGGTGATGCAGCCTATATCCTAACAGAAGGCAAAATCGAAATCTCCGGTCAGATAGAAGGACACAAAAAAGTCTTTGCCATTCTCACTCCCATTTCAATTTTCGGAGAAATGGCCCTGTTCCTGGAGGATGGTGTCCGCACGGCCACAGCCATCGCCCTTGAAGACTCCAAGGTGGTCGTTGTCACCAAGGATGACCTGGATGAATTCATGCGCGATTCGCCAAAGGTCATTGCCTCAATCATCACGGTCCTGGTCAGCCGCCTCAAAACCACCACCCGCAAGGCCATGAAGGTTCCCTCCACCGGCCTCGGCATAGTCCGCATATTCGATCTGTTCTCAACCTGCGGGAAAATGGAATTGAAATACAATCCCACGGTCAAAACCTTTGCCGACACCTTTGTGACCACTCAGGAAAAAATTGAACAATACATCCACAGACTCGCAGACCAGGGGTTGCTTGTTCTCGGTCGTGACGTTAACGATAACCGTATCATCCGCATCCGCGAGCGGGAAATGCTCCACGCAGTCATGCAGAATAAAGAGTAAACCGGAACAGGCACACCATGTCCATTTTTACCGATACCAGAGTGCACACGCAACGGTGCATCCTCCGTCCATGGCAAATGGACGATGCGTCCCGACTTTCAGCCATCGCAGACACCCGGGATATTTCATGGAACACATCATACAAGTTCCCCTACCCGTTCGACCTGCCGGCAGCACAACGATTCATCATGTTCAACACCACAAACTCCGGTGAAAGCTCATGGCAATTCGCCATACTGCTCGACGAAGCACTCATCGGTGGATGCGGTGCCACGCGCGGCACAGATGTCCAAAGCCACACTGCTGTAATCGGCTATTGGCTGGGTGTGGAATACTGGGGGCAAGGGATTGCCACAGAAATCCTTGACGCTCTCGTGACGTACATGCGCAATGAGACAGACATAGAACAACTGTCAGC
The genomic region above belongs to uncultured Pseudodesulfovibrio sp. and contains:
- a CDS encoding NAD-dependent deacylase; this translates as MAQADMEMVKALLDGSNTVVALTGAGISVESGVPSFRGRDGLWKNHKPEDLARVDAFMQHPELVWEFYNWRRESVGMCVPNSAHLALVEMERRVPNFLLITQNVDGLHAMAGSRKLMEMHGSLWQVKCTVCTHVHEDRSMLPEMPACPVCGHLLRPGVVWLGEPLVPGVLRVAIDQISKADVFLSIGTSNMVQPAASFHQLAKDHGAVTVEINLEPTPNTGLMDFALHGEAGKILPELIMGMSDHV
- the icd gene encoding NADP-dependent isocitrate dehydrogenase, whose product is MATKTVYYIEGDGIGPEVWKAGRPVIDAAVKKAYGTDNALDWQLLLAGEKAYAETGEHLPKVTMDTLAKADLAMKGPLNTPVGEGFRSLNVTMRQVFDLYACIRPIKYFKGIESPVKRPDLVDMVVFRENTEDVYAGIEYQSASPEAKKLIDFLVEEFDAKIDPTAGIGIKPITPAGSKRLVKKALDFAIAENKPSVTLVHKGNIMKYTEGGFRAWGYELADEEYKGKVVREGEDGTGVIIKDRIADAMFQNALMYPEQYSVLATTNLNGDYISDALAAQVGGLGLAPGVNMGDNLAFFEPTHGTAPTIAGKDMANPGSLILSGAMMLEHIGWHEAAALIHKAVEKALTGKKVTVDLAAQINGATQVGCQEFGDILLSNL
- a CDS encoding class I SAM-dependent methyltransferase — its product is MYLKQLQENWNTFGEEDAMWAVCSTPEKKHNQWDKKEFFATGVQCVSQLEAWMKTNGLPEHQKTALDFGCGVGRLTQALCAHFDCCVGVDIAPSMIKQAKQLNQQGKRCVYRLNESDDLRVFPDKSYDLVYTQHVLQHIHPQVALKYIAEFIRILRPGGLACFHCPSAAATHAYPQEGITCSLDTTVSDITMEHMSLATIPVRVTNTCTHPIGTDQSTSAPARIWHHWVNQTTGELHQMHGYTNVPTTIIGQGESLEFDYKAASPPTPDNYELVLTPTSFFNVPLTDSVSDLITVSVEVTPQAEKDTAPKARISSAKRPRSESHAIPIEAVTRVIELAGGRLVDVESSQAHPGAVVKTLYYATRR
- a CDS encoding HyaD/HybD family hydrogenase maturation endopeptidase, giving the protein MPENDKQILVLGVGNILYTDEGFGVRVAEELEQKYEFSPNVTVIDGGTLGLRLMGPIMDSDYLIIVDIVLNDGKPGEVFRLLGEDLNKACAFKNSMHQTDLLDTLANCSLMGEVPDDVILYGIEPLNYKDMSAALSPELEAKLPEVIDAVLKEVEKAGGTYTSRSMTNPATEKVYVPRDTSRNS
- a CDS encoding HypC/HybG/HupF family hydrogenase formation chaperone is translated as MCLAIPAEILEISDGVATCKVGEGNTTVQASVMLMDEEVTTGDYIIIHAGFALRKLDPKEAQETLKILRDMVELMGGENYQHDML
- a CDS encoding multidrug efflux SMR transporter produces the protein MDYFYLAFAIVCEVVGTTAMQASNGFTRIGPSTVVVVGYGLAFYFLSLVLKTIPMGVAYAIWAGLGIVLIGISGVIFFKQSLDIPAMLGMGLIVAGVAVINIFSKTVGH
- a CDS encoding nickel-dependent hydrogenase large subunit, with product MSGCSPKAAPMAHGKHDVVVDPVTRIEGHLRVEAVVEDGKIVDVRSSSQLFRGLEIILKGRDPRDAQHFTQRSCGVCTYVHALASIRCVDNAVGVDKELPHNATIIRNLVMAAQFMHDHIVHFYHLHALDFVDVAGCLSADVDKTAEIAVAVAKTVRQDPKIVSSKEDLQKTKDTVKGIVDSGRLGIFTNAYFLGGHPAYVLPPEVNLLATNHYLNALHLQVKAARAMAVFGAKNPHTQFTVMGGVTCYEGLTDKYINDFLALYADIMDFILDCYIPDLIAVASYYKDWASIGGTTNFMSFGEYPAQGGEADLNSRYVKPGVIMNRDLGNVQDFDPSMIEEHVKHSWYKDDSPKHPYSGVTDPMYTSLDDKTKYSWMKAPRYNGKAVEVGPLATCLVNYGKGQPEFVKYVNFVLEKLGVGAEALFSTLGRTGARGIECLVTALKTGDWVNDLKENIAKGNLDICKDWDMPAEAQGVGYVNAPRGGLSHWMSIKDSKIDNFQLVVPSTWNLGPRCDNDIPGPTEEALLDNTPIADPERPVEILRTVHSYDPCIACGVHVIDNKTGNVKKFRIL
- a CDS encoding hydrogenase small subunit, which translates into the protein MKFSVGHGKEGAVERLEKRGVSRRDFMKFCGTVAAVMGMGPAFAPKVAEALTSDNRPDVVWLHNAECTGCSESILRTVEPYIDALILDYISLNYHETIMAAAGHAAEKALWDTVAGGNFVAVIEGGVPTAPAGTAMEPGAHGKVGGHTMLENTTKVVEAAAATITYGTCASYGGVQKAAPNPTDVKGIGELYPGKAIINVPGCPPNPFSLVGTIVHYLTKGIPELDDVGRPVPFYGETVHDNCPRQEFFDNDQFAPSFGSEEARKGWCLRKLGCRGPETYNNCATVKFNQYNWPVQAGHPCIGCSQPDFWDGADWDGETYMYADLTNL
- a CDS encoding MTH1187 family thiamine-binding protein, whose translation is MSIIIDFSIFPMDKGDQSLSPYVARALDVIKQSGLPYQLGPMCTSIEGEWEEVMAVVAACFQELKQDSDRVFLSFNADYKKGRNNGLTNKVRSVQEKLR